The Dromaius novaehollandiae isolate bDroNov1 chromosome 3, bDroNov1.hap1, whole genome shotgun sequence genome includes the window TTGAAGTCCCTGGAACTCTATAAAAATCACCTGAAGCATATACCCATGTTCCTCCCATCTGGCCTTGAAATTTTAAAACTTGGCGATAACTCCATCAACACTCTGCATGCATCTGATTTTGAAGGCCTGAGGAAACTAAGAGTGCTTGATATTCAGAATAACTTGATTGTGACTctgcctctgagtgcattttcttccctttgcaatTTACAAAGTCTGATTCTGGATGGCAACAAGCTGGAATCTGTGTCTGCACCACCTAAACTTCCTAGGCTGAAGTATCTGAGCATGGCTGACAACAGACTCAACTCTTTCCCCACTAGCTTCTTTGCATCTTTCCAAAATCTACATTTTCTCAGCTTAAGTGGCAATTTTTTGACGAAAGTGCCTCTTGACCTGCCTAAGTCCTTGCTGTCACTAAAATTAGATAAAAACCGACTCAAAACAATAAGACTTCGAGACATGAAACACCTTGAAAACCTGTCTGAGttcttcctttcagaaaatcAGCTTTCATCAATAGATGGTGCCCAGCTTCTTCCTAACTTAACAACATTGGAGCTCTCTAAGAACCAGCTCCACGCTATGCCACTCAGGCTCCCAGGCAGACTGCAGAAACTTGACTGCAGCAATAACCTGATTCAAAGAGTGACAGCACAGGACTTCCAAGGATTACAAGACCTCAGACACTTGTTTCTTGACAACAATGCTGTTCGCATGTTTGAGGCAGGAGCTCTTCAGCAGTGTGCACAGCTTTCTAACCTGGCACTGGAACAGAATCTCCTGATCTCTATTCCATTGAGGCAAGTGAATCTGAGGATAGCTGGTTGACAGGTGTCACCTCCCCCTTCCTTAGATTACAAGAGTGAGggctaaactgaaaaaaattagcaTTCAGACCTACTCATAGTAGAAGTCTATCCATACCATAAGCCCTCTGCCATAAGTGGCATTAATTAGCACCCTTGTTGGCAGCCTCAGCTTAGAACTAGAGCTGTTTCTATTACATCCCTGGCGTCCAGTGAATCTGCTCATTTCACATCTCTGGCTGCCAGTGAGACTAATTAGCACATGAATAAAAGGAACAGAATAGAAGAATATGAAAGAATGGTTATAGAGAAGTTACACTGCTGCTTAGTTTTATCTTCTCCTATAATGCAAAATTAATGGAGCACTCAATAAATGTGAAAGACAGCAAGTTTAAAACTGATGTTTTTACCAACCCATATTGAGCTTATCACTGTTAAAATACTAAGATTTCAGGAGCTGAGTCTGGTCAAAAAACATGTGCTGTTTAGATGGATATTAGCATTCCCAACTTCATTAAATTCACACACAATAAAGTATTTGGAAGGCTTATAAACTCTCCTGCTCCAGACTATAAGCAAAACTCCAGTCAAAGGAGCACAGAAGAAACATCCCTTGGGCACACAGTGTTCCTTAATGCCCTTCCTACAGCTTCTCTCACGTTTATCTGAGTGTTGATCTTGGCCATTATCAGAGATGGGATGCTAGACCAgatggaggctgctctgatgtaTAGTGgtaattttttaatttcaaaaagctGTGCAGTAAAGTGGCATAAAAATAGCCATGTAATTCCATTAACATCAGCTTCTTAAACAGAACTGCACtattaaattttacttttatgGCTTGTGGACAGGTTTAACTGGCCCAAATAAATAATGTAGTAAAATTTCAATTCACTTAGCATCAGGTCCTTTAGCATTTGCATCTACTTGGTAGAAGCTTTATAATCAGAAAGTGATTTAGTGGTATATAAATACTTGATTTCAGTCTAGCTTGACAGGAATGTTTAATGCTTTCTAGTTACATTAGTATTGTCTAATCCATCTTATTTTACAACCTTCACAGTCAAGAGAATTAACAGGAAGAAAGAGTTCTCTATTACCTTTTAACAGTACAGCTTTTAAGGATATATTGGAGACTTTTTCTTTGAACTCTACAATAAATACAAATTTCAAGTGGAGGCTAAACataaaagagggaaggaaatgatGAGAAGTAAAAATCTGTATACTTAATTAAATTGTCTGTTGATCCCAGGTAGTCGCATGgatacacagaaataaaagtgtAACTTCTGAAAGTTATCTGAGAACTACCAGTCACTGGTTTCAGAGGTTACAAATATAGTTAATATGTCACAGTTAATGGGTCTTAGCAGTTGTTCAGTGGGGATGAGGAGGAGAgaggttcttttgtttttttctgaaaagaaaataacgAAATGAAATTGCCCCCAGCAGAATTTATATCCATTACAAGTCCAAGTACTTTCAGGACTCACACAGAAGAGCTCCTACTCCATAAAATCTTGCTGGGAGGGGTCTGAATGCAGGAAACAGCCTGATGATTctctctggagcagcagctgcagcatggctgtcACGATCAGCTCCTGAACATGCATGGCTTCTATGTTAGCAGCAACATCACTCATCACATACTCAAATACAGTTATTCTCTCAATATACTCTCAATTGAAAGTCAAACAATACAGCCACAAGCTTAACATACTATCCATGGTACATGGATAGTACTATTCACAGGTAGTACTATTCATAGGTTTAAGGATTTGCTGGTCAGGCTTTAGGTTGCAATCTGGTTGGATAAATATCTCAGGTGACATCCCACTACCTTTGACATCTGTGGGACTGGGATTTTACCCTAGAGTACCCTTACGTTATAGTGTTATGCTGGACAACTATCATCACTGTCTGTAGTTTGGTGTAAAAACACATTTATTGCAGTCACAAACAATGGTaagaccaaattctgtggaaTGACTTACCATTCCAACACATGAAATTCTGATCTCACACAGGAAATACAGTAGAATACAGAGCTGCCTTACTCTTGAAATATTCCCACGGAAGTTGTGAGATTTGCACAAATATGGCAACAACCTTTTAGCCTAAGAAGTCAAACTTGGCCTCCCAGAAACAATCATTTCAGCCAGTGAGGATCACACTATACTCTATCAGTCATTTTCAAAGATATCTCAAATCAGTATGTTGAGATAAACTACCACTATCAACACTTGCCAGTTGTGGGATATTGGTGTTCCATTTTAAATAGTTCTTGgtattattatcatttttattttatatatatgtatatataaaaatattataaatatataattaccatttttaatttcactgaCAGTTATAGTGAATAAGTTTCCTTAAAATCTCTAGTCATGATTCTTAATCTCATCACCTTGCATAGTACAATATTAAAATGACTTTGGGGTTAATTTCAaattaacataattaaaaatagtCCACATCAGTTAACTGGTTTTTCTATTAAACAATTTTCACTAACTAGAGCTGGAGAAAAATAGAAGATTGTAAAGGAGCAAGACTTTTGAAATACAACAGTTTTATCACAGACTTACAAGATATATGGAAGTAAGAATGAAACTGACAAGTCTAGTATGATATCCAGAGATCattggctttctttttcttttaaatgtgaaCAGTTCTAATTCTCTAAAGTACTATTTAAAAAGACCATTgaaaagcatttctatttttccctgttGCTCAAAACATAACAACATATCATCAGATGGGCTACTTCTGAGATGATTAATTAACTTGAATCTGATGGGATAGgagaataaaaaggaagaaaaattctaGTTCTTTCATCCATGAactagtcactttttttttttttaacaaatcatATATAGAAGTACTTGGGGTAGCAGAGTTGTCATGCTTCTCTAGACATTTCATCTTTCATGCTGCTACAAATTTATCCTTCATGCTGGTCATAGGCTTGCTTATGGCATTAAAGAGTACAAAAAACTATTTTAAGCTTACTTGACACCCACTTGAACTTTCTTCTTAGTACAGCAGGACTTGCTGTTTTGTTCAGTTGCACAAACACAGTCAGTACAGGTCAGAATTGCCATAATTTAGGAAAACAGTTCAAGTGTGCATAGATAGTATTCTGATAACTTCAAAAAAATAGACACACATTTCAGGACCACATCTTTTTTGCAGAAGAATGAATTACTGCTTTCATTTACCAGTGTTGAATATCAAAGACTTTACTTTTGTTAGTGatagttttatttaatttaagtCAGCTGTGGCTGGGCAAATATGCATCATCCAATACCACCTACACAAATAAAATTAATGCGATGAATATAACACAtttgtattgttttatttttattcagactTCCAGATACCCTTGCTAGATTGGATCTAAAGGGAAATGGTATAGAAGATGTTGGAGAACAAGAGCTGAAGGACTTGAAACAGCTCCAGGTTTTAAATTTACGGAACAACAAGATATCTGCCTTGGATCGCAAAGTCCTAGAGTATTTACCTCGCCTCCGGCATCTGTATTTAGATGGAAACCCTTGGAATTGCACTTGTGACCTTCTCAGAACCAGAAGAGCACTCATGGCCAAAGGAACGGATGTCAGAGGAGGGCAGTGTGCAGCACCAGCTGAAAGTCGAGGAGAAAGCTGGATGTCTTCCAACAAGATTCTGCAACAGTGTCAAGACAATCTGTCTTccacagaaaaaggcaaagaagacagaaagaaaatgaaacccCATGACCCCTCCAGCATTGGAGTAAACACAGATGATGATTACTATGATTATGAACTAGATTAATTCCTTGGTTATTCTGTGGTGAACCTTTAAGATGTCTACAGCTGCCGACTACCCTCTTTCTCTACGGACAGCCAGCTTGCTAGGCCACCATTAacttttcctctttaatttgTACTATAAGAGTTGATAGCTGGGGACAGAAGGGCTAGGATAAGGATGCCATTGAAAATTGTAAAAAACACACCTATTTTTCTATGCCATTAGTATTAGGTAGTTTGAGGGAGGTAACAATACAATTACTATCtcctagaaaaaaatctgtaactctGTATGGACCTTTTTATAGTAGACCATTCTTATAGTTGCAtaaaaaaaaccataaataaaATCCTGTAATACTGCAAGATACCATTACTAGGAGTCTGGCATTCAACCCATTTAAACTCATAGTTCTGCAATTGAAAATGGAGAGCTACACTGATGTGGGTAATTTCTCAGGATTGTTCAGAGCCTtgcctttgaaaaatgattttcagttttccagaaatatttgcctctcatttattttaaactattttaaatgaCATTAGACTAAATTAGCTGAGCTCCAGGTAAAACAAGGAGGGTGTATCTTTATCATGGTGAATACAACAAACAGAAGAACAGTCACTGTCCTGGTTAGTAACATTTATTACTAGTTCCAAAGTTAAGATGTGTTGATGAACCAGAATACTGTGGTCAATTTGACCTGACTCTATTATTGTAAATAGGGCAAGGGAGATTCTCAGGAAATAGGATCTACCTCTGCAAAATATTTGGGTAAGAGCAAATAAGACAAAGTTACTGGAAGAGTTTGGATTTTGGTAGATGAATAGCTAATTGACTATAATATAAGttgctgtatatatatttttgggtGATGTGTATTCCATGTGGGAGTATATGCTGCAAGTGCCCCCTTTCAGTGGCAGAAGCCTTCCAGACTTTTGCACGCAAAAGGACTTCATGGTATATGCATCAACTCTAATATATGTACAAATTTTATTAAGCAGTTCCCAAAGTGcttgaaaattaaaaaaggaatacCAAACCCACTAAAAACAGTGAATTACAAGCTGTAATCTAAGGGATTTCCTGGCAGTTCATAAATTTCCACTGATAAGTGAGCAGTGATAACACCAGCAAATTACTTTTCAAAGCAAACAGTTTCTGTTATTCTTTATCTCCTGTTAGCATTCAGTAACTGAATAATCACTTACATTCATAAAGTCTGTTTTGTCAGGTGTCCGAGTGCAGCTATTCGGTTATGTCCCCTATGCAAATCCTACCGATACTTGGTTTCTTAAGCACCCAACACATTAAGCTATACGAGTTAAACAGAGTGACATccattaactttttaatttttttttaacgtaaCAGCTCAATAAAATTTTGGTGGCTAAAGATTTACAGTTATGGAACAGGACAACCTTCCTAGCTGTTTAAATGTGTTATTTCTATCAGCTAATATTGCTCTGTATTAAAAGCCTGAAATATACTTATTTTCtgagcaagaaaaatattttaatgatacaatatttttaattcattttttattgaTTCTTTTAATAGGGTACTGTGAATATCTTCCTGTGTCATTTCCATCCTCCTGTCTGTTTGATGGCACAGGTCTAGCTTAATGGCTCCTGCTCTATCTTTTGCCTGCAATGTATTTTGTATCTCTAGATCTATGGATCTTTACAAGCTCAGGTAGCAAGAACCCAGAAAACACAGACTTCGTGTAAGAGATGTAATTCACATAATGGAGGTCTTGTGCTAGAATACTGAATTTGCTCGCTCCTGTAGAGCAGAATGATGATTGTTCATTGACTTAGGGCAACAAGTACTCCTCTGCTGTAATGACAGACCTGCTGACAGAAAATACTGAAGTCTCAGCCACCACACCATACACTCAGTAATTTGCTAGAAGCTATGCTGCCCCCATTTTCTATACTAGCCCACTTGTAGGCGTGCTATAGGATTTCTTAGAAAATGTTTCAAGCTTTGAGGATTAGACATATCATTAATAAAGACTCCCATGAGACCCTATTGCTTATAGAGTGTTTTTAAATTTCCTGCCATTTAAAATATCAGAGCAAACAAGGCATTACAAATATTAAGAAAACAAAGGAACAGAAGTAAATAGTATCTTAATCAGACCCTCCAGAAATAGCTGGAAAATTCGAAAACTGGTCATCTGGTCTAACAAAGATTAGCAAACTCCAGCCTAAAGACAAATAAGGCCTTTTTCAAACGCTGTCTTCACTTTATCAGCGTTTCCGTGACTCATCTTCCCAAgactcttcttcctcctcacgGCCACCGCTGCAGCTCGGTGCTGATACAGGCACCGCAGGACCTGTAAGGCAACGCGGAAGGCGTCGCTCCAAGCACGGGAGTCCCCTGCCTCAAGGGGAGGGTTTTATCCTGCAGAATTTGGCGCGCTTTCCGTTACGCCCTCGGCTACGGCAACCGAAGCGTCACGGGAccgagggcggcgcgggcggggccaGCTAGGAGGCGGCtggccccgcccgcgccgccccggcaaCGGCCGCGTCGCGCGGGCGCCCCGCCCACCCCGGGGGCGGAGCCAACGGCCGGGGGCATCCCCACGCCGGGCTGCAGCGGTGCCGCCCCTTCCCTTAGAGCCACGTCATTCGCTCTCCGTGGGCGGAAGTTACGTCCGGGCAGGCCTATGGGCCAATGGGCGCCGTGCATGTGGCGGGGTGAGAGGTGAAAGAGCAGGCGGTGGGGAAGAAGATGGCTGCGTTGGCGGCGCCTGCAGGGCAGGCGGCGGGGACTCAgtgaggggccgtggggcggcggcggcggcggcggcagcagcagcagcagcagcagcagcagcagcagtggtggtggtggtggtggtggtgatgataGTGATGGCGGCATCGGCGAGGCGCGGGGCGCGCTGTGGGTGAGCGCCCCCCCCCCGACCTTgggctgcccctgctgcccccgcgCGCTCCGTCCGTTGGCGCCgctgccccccaaccccctcaTGAGCGGGGTGCTGGGCCTGGTGTGGCGCCTGCTGCAcgccctgctctgcctgcagcgCGCTCTGCTCGCCTGGCTCCGCGGCCCCCGCATCTGGCTctggcgccgcgccgcctcggccgccgcctcctgcgcccTCCTGGCGCCCGCGGCGGGGACTTTCGCCTTCCGCAAGGCcgacgcggcgcggcggcggcccgggagcgcggcggcggcccgccaGCGGTGGCGCTTGGACGGGCGGGCCCTGCAGAAGCTGCCGGTGCACATGGGGCTGGTGGTGACCGAGGAGGAGCCGAGCTACGCGGACATGGCCAGCCTGGTGGTGTGGTGCATGGCAGTGGGGATCTCCTATGTCAGCGTCTATGACCATAACGGTAAGCGGCAGGGGAGGGGGCTCTGGTGATACCGGGGAGGCGCCTTGAGCACCGGCCTGGGCAGCAGGTGGGCCGCGGGCCATCTCCGGGCAGGTAGATGCAGCTTGGCTGTGTTGTGGCACTGCTGTTGAGCTGAGGGGCCTCTTTCTCCCTAGATCTTACCCATCTGACCTCCGTGCTGGCTGCCCCCTTCTGCCTCCCGAGGCCGACTGGCCTCTACAGAGCTTGTGGCTGTGGCTACACTGTCTGGGGCCAGCTTGGGCGACTCCTTGAGTCCCTGCCTGCTCACTGGAGAGGCAGAGCAGTGGGGCCTTCCTGGAGCCTCATCCCTAGCCCAGGACTGACAGGAACTGCTAGCACCTCTAGGAGCTCTGGCTGTGTGGTACAGACTGTTAGTAAAGAAGAGCTTTAGGCTATTTGCTCCTTCAAACTTAGTGTATAGATGATATGTCTGAATTTTTGGAAGTGGTGGATGTGACTAGCCACAGGTTCTCATGTTGCCCTTTCTCTCCCAAAGGAACATGATGGGGAGGTAACTAAATGTAAGCATCTTTGTCCCATGTGCTCTTTATATGGCAAAAAGATGAGAAAACTGCCTGCCTCCACTATAAGGCATGGTGAGACTTGATGCTAAAGTTAACCCTGTGGTCCTGAGCCAGCAGTTGTGAAAGTTTGGGTATTTTAGATGTCTGCTATGTAGTTTCATTCATTGTCAGATCTCAGGTATAGGGCTTTTGAACTGTTGCTCTTACAGGTGTCTTGGTCCCACATCACTGAGTTGCTTAAAGATGAGACTTTCGATGCAGTTCTGTGGTGTGACTGTGAAACATACCAGACTTCCTCTGTAGGAAATGAGACTATCAGGAGATGAAACCAGCCCTACTCAGAATTTCCTTAGGTGTGCCTTCCTGTCCAGCTGCTGAGAGATGATCTCTTACTGAGGCTAGAAAAAGCTATCAATGCAGAAGGACTAATAATATGTGGAATTCGCTTCATCCTATGTCTTTGGTCCTCCCAAAGGAGAAAGCTTTGCACTGAAGCTATCAGTGATGCTGCTGTCAATAATGAGACTGTAAGAGGCCAATGCCTAATTGTGGCTTTGTGCTGCTTCTGATAGTTCTCTGCAGATATCATGCAAATTAAATCAACTTTGTAGACTTATGTCAGcttaaaaaaagtctgtaaataGTGGTCTTCTATTGcttcttcaggagaaaaaaatcaacagtgCATCCCATCTAAGTAGATGGAATCTATTGTGGTCAATGTGTAAAAGCGCCTGCAGTACGGAGGCCTTTCCCAAAGTGCAGAACCTAATTGGCGGGAGTCCTGTTTCCCCCCCCACTGTTGCCTTTAATAATTCTTGCTTCATGGATGGTCCTGCATATGTAGCACAAGAGTCAAGTGGCTAGCTTTAATTAAATACTCTTAAGACTTTTTTATGGTGTTTAACTGGTAAGTGACTTCAGTTAAGCCTAAACTGACTATCTGTGTAGGGCTTCTGCGGAACTTGGTTATGTTCTGTATCAGTGGGAGAATACTCACTTCCTCATTGAAAAGTCAAGGAATGGTTGAAACAAATATTTGCATAGCATCTCAAGGACACAGAGAACCTTCTGACAAGCTATTTACATGTTTATGTTTTTATTGTCAACCTGGAAAGCATTAAGCTAGGCTAAATGCTGTGGAGCAAACACTAAAGAGTGGGCGTTTCCCCTTGTGCTCTGAAGAGAGGCGTTTTATTGTACAGGTTTATTTAAGGTTCCTCAAAATGTAATCTGCAGTATTGCCTAATATGgagtgtgtatatgtatattgaaaggaaaaaaacgtTTAGAATCTCCTTAGATCCCTGCTTTGTGCAGCACAAATGTGTATGTGAACTGAATTATGGAGCAGATCCAGCAGAGAATAATGTTTCTTGGCAGACTTGGTTTTCAGATTGTTCACTGTACAACTGTTCAGCAGTGAAAAAGGAGAGGGTACCAGCAAATGCTTAAGCAGCCCCTGCCACTGAGATCCTTTGTCTCAAAGGCAAGAACAAGGTGGGCTTTTGTAGTGGCAGTCTTCACTGAGGAGAAAGctaattctgctttttcaagAACAGGTGCTGAGCTCCACAGGTCAGATCTAAGATAGACTATTGCAACATTGTGAATGTGATGACAAAATGACAAGGTTATGAAgtcctctgaagagcagcataGTCCAAATCTTGCAAAATATCCTATCTCTGTCTgcagttccaaaaaaaaaaaaaaaaaaaaaatcctgaatggaGACTCTCTTAGCTGCTGTTACTGTACATTAAAGTGAATGTTTGAGTTGTGTATTATGAGATCATGGCcctttttcagatttcaaaaccTCTTGACTTTGGTATCATGAAATAATACCTCTTAGTACCTAATTTTCTGTTAGTCCTCTGGTATCAAAGTATGCTGGTTTAATTACCATTTTTAATTCCAACTTGTTGCTACATAATTGCAATAGCAAGCAGTTAAGAGGGCAAGTCTTAATGCAAAACAGCTGAATGATCTTAAGTCAGTGGCTTTAACCAAACTTTCAGAATTGATGAGAATAGCTTGCCGTTATGCATGCATTCTTTACTTGTGTTCAACGGATTTTTTTTGGATACCAGGCATAGCTGGTCATTGCACAGCATCTTGTCAAGTCTGAGCCTATTAAACTCATTTCGAAGCAAGTGTGACCTCTGAGCAAATAGAGCCATTAATGTGGCTTGAGGATATGCATACTTCTGATAAGAGCAGATACATTGTCCTTCTCTCAGTGCTAAACTCCTTATTTTATCTGGTTTTGAGCATACAGCACTTTAGGATAGACTTGTGCCTTAAGTAGAACACTATAGTACACTGCTAATTTGTTGTCACCAAATCTGATTCTGAATGATAGTCTGAGACACTGAGCAATAATactttcattgatttcagtatgCCCTTATTAAACTGTATGCTGAGATTAGTATAGTCAATGTGAACAATTCACGTACAACTTTATTGGTAGCAGAGAGTGAGCCTTAATTACACTTTGCACTTGTCTTCAAGTGAACACTTACTGCTTTGTGAAACTACTACTTTTGGTCTACTGAGCTGCTTCAGTGAGGTGCTATGTTCATATGATTGTACCAACTACTGATCAAAGATGTGTTACCACTGACGGGTGTGGTGAAAAAGGAAATGCAGTGACCTGCACTCTGATTCTGTTAGATGTTCTTGGATATGTTTTAAGTCACTTCCTCTTCCTTCATCGCATTCTTGTCGTGGTGAGATCCTTCTCATTAGAATAGGAAACTTAGCTTAAAAGAATAGTCTTCCATGCTCATCTCTTGTGGAAGAAATGATTTGTGTTACTGTTTCCAGTAGAAGGCTTAAATTAAGATGTCCTTAACTGTGACACCTATAGGATGAGGGGAAGCACAACATTCTTCAAAGAAGAAATAGTAGACAAGGGATTTATTTGTTTACACTAGTGAACTTCTAGGATATTTTTAACAAACAGCTTGATTGGAGTTAAACTGATTCTTGTGGGGAATTGGAACCCAGTACATTAAAACTATGTTGGATATTACTTGTGGAATGTGATCAGGTACTTGGCTGTATTCTCTGAATGTACAAAGATCAGCAAAGCAAAAGATAGGGCCATAATCTGAGTAAATGATCAGCTGTAATAAATATAAGAAACTGCAAGTCAAAAATACAACTTTGAGACTTTTTCCAAGCAGACATAAGATGGCATTATTTCATTATCTGGTTTTCTCTTACTTCTTTAAGATGCAACAGAACAAATGTGGAATAAGCTTCATGCTACTGTGCGTGTCTTGTTATCAAATCTGGttcaattaaaattttatttaaatgattttggGGTAAAATTTTATTGTTGTGGGCTGCTGTATTGCCAATCCTGTTACTTGGAAGATATCTAATGATGCTGGTTAAGACCTTAATTCTGAGGAAATAAAGCAGTCTGCTAGCAGTCAGAGGACAATGATTATGCAATCAATAGTTGCAGTTTAAAATGAGTGTCTGCTGGGGAGCAGAAGCCTTGGCCAGTGTTAACTACATTAATATTCTTCCATTAGAGTTACTCTGTCGTTCATGAGAGCTTCACTGAATGTTTCTATCCATCAGCAAAGCTTTCCTGAAAAAGTTTGGGACAAGTATACTGCACTCTCAGGCAGTCTGCTGAATCTTGGCATTTGAATATTTTGAGCTCCTGAGTTCAGCCTTCTGGTTGAAGTCTTCATAAAACCCTTACTACTACTCTATTTAAAACTTAGGTGTGTCTTTATCCTGGATTTCTTTTCTGGCGTGCTGCTTTACTTCTGACCAGTTTTCTTCTAGAAACTCTGGGAAAGACTAAGTACTGTGATAACCAAAAATTCTTTTGTTAGCTCCAAAGAGTACTTGGGCTTGTATACAAGTCTTTTCCAGATTAGTTGAGAGTTAAGCAGATCTGGTCTATAAAAGCTATAGAGCTGACTGAATGTTCAATGTTTGCCTCATTGGGGAGGTAAGTGTGCTGTGGTTTCATGCCACTGAAGCATTTTTGTGGGCTCTGTGTCATGTCATATGGTACCTTGTTTGCATTCAATTTAAAATTATAATACTTctgtgcatttttatttcagtgttcagTTGGCAGGGGCTCTCAGATTTCCTGTTTACTAAACAGGATAAAGCTAATCTATAAGAGAACCCCTTTGTACTTATGGACAGTGTGAAAGTAGTGATCTCTTGCTGATGAGTTATTGTTCTCCTGCTATGTTTCTTCCTGAAGGGAGACTGTCTGAGGAATGGTCATCTACTAGGTTATAAGTACTACTTTGGATTCTTTGTTTTGGCTAGCTCTGACTTAAGTGACTTTAATGTGAATGAAACAAGTGACTTAAATCATTTCCAAAAGTCACTTTGTGCTTTGGTTACATTTTTCTGTACTCTTGGTATAGATGCAGCCTAATGCATTTTCTAGCTCTCAGTATCCTGTGAGGTCAAGTGTAATGACCCAAACCCTGCTTTTTGCTGATAAACTAGCACCAATGTGATCCAACACTAGGATATAGGCAGAATTTGTTATAAGTTTTCCTGTTTTGCACATATATTATTTGAATTTGATTATGATTTGATGTGTTTCTGAAACTGTTAATAGCTGATGCTTAAAACAGACTTATTTAATGATTCTTCCCTTGTTGGTGCTGGAGAGAAGTTGAGGAAAAAGCTAATCAAACTCTTACAGAAGTGTATTCTTTCTTAAGTTTAACTTTAGTAAGACATTCTCTTGTAAAGAAGAGAATGGTTTACCTATCTCTTGTTGAACTTACAGATGCTATGCCTACAGCAGCTTTCTCTAAGCTTGAGAAAACTGCTCATATTCCACATCTTAGTCAAACTGTTAGTCCTATCTCAAAACAGATAATCCTGTCCTGCAGAACAGCAACCTAGAATCTAAGCCCATGTTCAAAATGTAGTTACAATGTACTCAGTCTATCTACCTGACATCAGAAAACGCCCTTCTGTTAATCTTGGTGACTCTTAGAATCCAGAAATGATCATTTCCATGACTTCAGCGGTGTCAAAGCTTGATGTAGCCTAGATGTACAAAGATGATCTGGAACAG containing:
- the LOC112997484 gene encoding nephrocan-like, giving the protein MYLSYFFVFLFPFHSGLSTTCPRRCNCDSAQSVQCYRTTEIPREIPSTTRRLYISHSKIKQLQITDFRRMSALEELVLSCSGTESIENNTFKALSTLKSLELYKNHLKHIPMFLPSGLEILKLGDNSINTLHASDFEGLRKLRVLDIQNNLIVTLPLSAFSSLCNLQSLILDGNKLESVSAPPKLPRLKYLSMADNRLNSFPTSFFASFQNLHFLSLSGNFLTKVPLDLPKSLLSLKLDKNRLKTIRLRDMKHLENLSEFFLSENQLSSIDGAQLLPNLTTLELSKNQLHAMPLRLPGRLQKLDCSNNLIQRVTAQDFQGLQDLRHLFLDNNAVRMFEAGALQQCAQLSNLALEQNLLISIPLRLPDTLARLDLKGNGIEDVGEQELKDLKQLQVLNLRNNKISALDRKVLEYLPRLRHLYLDGNPWNCTCDLLRTRRALMAKGTDVRGGQCAAPAESRGESWMSSNKILQQCQDNLSSTEKGKEDRKKMKPHDPSSIGVNTDDDYYDYELD